A single genomic interval of Lathyrus oleraceus cultivar Zhongwan6 chromosome 7, CAAS_Psat_ZW6_1.0, whole genome shotgun sequence harbors:
- the LOC127103350 gene encoding uncharacterized protein LOC127103350 has protein sequence MDPIKYIFEKLALTRRLSRWHMLLFEYDIKYVTQKSIKGSVLSDYLANHPVEDYESLKFDFPYEDIMLVKDCETPSLDKGPDPGSCWKMMFDDSSNCMVHGVEVVLMNPNGGYTHFTTRLCFECTNNIAEYEACILGIEVTIDTRIKIHEMYEDSTLVIYQVKCEWETRDEKLIPYRAHIVELIKYFDEITCHHVPRAENQIADALAMLASIFQVRFLNEVSFITIERKMALAYCLLVEEETEEKLWFYDIKNYLQN, from the coding sequence atggatccaataaagtatatctttgagaagcttGCTCTGACTAGAAGACTTTCTCGTTGGCACATGTTGTTATTTGAATACGACATCAAGTACGTAACCCAGAAATCCATCAAAGGAAGTGTTTTGTCTGACTACCTCGCTAATCATCCTGTTGAAGACTATGAGTcattgaagtttgatttcccaTATGAAGACATTATGTTGGTGAAAGATTGTGAAACTCCAAGCCTAGATAAAGGTCCCGACCCAGGTTCCTGTTGGAAGATGATGTTTGATGATTCCTCCAATTGCATGGTGCATGGTGTGGAAGTTGTGTTGATGAATCCTAATGGTGGGTAtactcatttcacaacaagatTGTGTTTTGAATGTACCAATAACATTGcagagtatgaagcatgtatcttgggtattgaagTTACAATTGACACCCGAATCAAGATCCATGAAATGTATGAAGACTCAACCTTGGTGATCTACCAAGTCAAATGtgaatgggaaacccgtgatgAGAAGTTAATCCCATATCGTGCCCACATTGTGGAATTGATAAAGTACTTTGATGAAATCACCTGCCATCATGTTCCGAGAGCAGAAAATCAGatagcagatgctttggctatgttAGCCTCTATATTCCAAGTCAGATTTCTCAATGAGGTATCGTTCATCACAATTGAGAGGAAAATGGCACTAGCCTATTGTCTATTGGTTGAAGAAGAAACTGAAGAGAAACTGTGGTTCTATGATATCAAGAACTACTTGCAAAATTAA